The DNA window CCGTCCGGGTCCGGCTGGTCGGACACGTTGCCCCAGGCCACCCCGGGTTGGATCAACTCCGGCACGGGAAAAGCGGCGCGGACCACCCGCCCCGTAAAGGCGCGCCGCCCGGCCCGCCAGTCTTTCAAGCCCTGGAATTCCGGCCACGGCGGCGGCGCCCCTTCCGGCCATTCGGCGGCGTCACCCGCCGTCTCGCCGCCGATGTACAGCGCGGCAACATAGGCGCGCGTCCGGCCGATGGCGGCCCCGAACGTTTCGTCGTCGCTCACGCCGTAAAACGACGGCTCGGTGAAGATCACGTCGAAGGCCACGGCCCGGGCTCCGGCCCGGCCGCAGAAATCCAGCAGCGCGGAGTACAGCTCGCGGGGCCACGGCCAGGAGAGCCCCATCTCCTTCTTGCCCCAGTCCAGGCTGGCCTGGTCGAGCAGGATGACCTTGATCCGCGGCGTTTCCGGGCTCGGCTGCTTGAGCCAGAGCACGCGCCAGCGCCACGCGATGTTCTCCAGCGGATCGAGCTTGCCCCAGCGCCAGAGGCCAATGGCCGCCAGCGCGGCGGCCAGGCCGACCAGGAGGCCATAAAGAAGCTTCTTCCGCATGATGACTACGTCGGGTTGCTGTTCAGTGAACGTTGGTCATCCCGAGCGGAGCGAGGGATCTCCAGCGTTATGAAAAGGCCGGAGTTCCCTCACTTCGTTCGGGATGACCCCTGATGCGATCCGTCTCCTGTTGGACATTCGCTAGATACCCTGCATCGCCCGCTCAAACCGGGCCTGGCGCGCGGCCGGCTCGGTCCGTTCCGGCGCGGAGCCGATCCACCCCCGTATGTCGCGGACGCGGTCTTCCGGGTCCGGGTGGGTCTTGGCGAAGTCCAGCCCGCCGGGCTTCAACTTCCTCTCCATCTGCTCGAGCATGTCGACGAGGGCCTGCGGATCGTAGCCGACCTGCTCCAGGATCTTCACGGCGCCCTTGTCCGCGTCGCGCTCCTGGCCGCGGGCGTAGCCGCTGTTCATCAGGGTGCCCGTGATGTCGGTGATGCTGCCCTCGAAGGCGGTGGTCAGTTCCGCCAGGTCCTCGCTGCCGAAGGTCTTGGCGCTTTCCACGGCGAGGATGGTGAGGGCGGACGTCAAGCGGCCCTGCTTGATCGCCTTGAGCCCGTGCTGGTTCTGCACGTGCCCGATCTCGTGGGCCAGCACGGAAGCCAGCGCGTCCTCGGTCCGGCAGCAGCGCAACATGCCCCGCGTGACCAGGATCAGCCCGCCGGGCGCCGCGAAGGCGTTGATCTCGTCGCTATCGAGGATCATGAAGTGGTACCCGCCGAAGGTCTCGGGTCTGGTCGAGGCCAGGGCCAGGCTCTGGCCCAGCAGGTTCAGGTAGCGGTGCGCGGCGTCGTTGGAGTACGGTTCGTACTTCGTCAGGATCGTCGCGGCCACGGCGCGG is part of the Kiritimatiellia bacterium genome and encodes:
- a CDS encoding M48 family metallopeptidase, coding for MKQLFLLILAAAAIGLAGCKTLEVAGELGAAVGVATGTMTTNEAASLTRTTAAVAKTFEDITPEQEYYIGRAVAATILTKYEPYSNDAAHRYLNLLGQSLALASTRPETFGGYHFMILDSDEINAFAAPGGLILVTRGMLRCCRTEDALASVLAHEIGHVQNQHGLKAIKQGRLTSALTILAVESAKTFGSEDLAELTTAFEGSITDITGTLMNSGYARGQERDADKGAVKILEQVGYDPQALVDMLEQMERKLKPGGLDFAKTHPDPEDRVRDIRGWIGSAPERTEPAARQARFERAMQGI